A single window of Syntrophotalea acetylenica DNA harbors:
- a CDS encoding protein-glutamate methylesterase/protein-glutamine glutaminase: MPKKIRVLVIDDSALVRQILSQGLSLDPNIEVVGTAGDPYIARDKIVKLQPDVLTLDVEMPRMDGVDFLRRLMPQYPLPVVMVSSLTQKGKQITLDSLEAGAVDFVSKPTSDIARGLREMLAELCAKVKLASTANVSHWKAARHAVPSQLKTLEKRALAESTDKVIAIGASTGGTEAIRKIIAQFPATMPGVVIVQHMPAGFTRLFAERLNQLCAMEIKEAVSGDRIMPGRVLIGPGGYHMKVVRSGGMYQVRCEPGPPVKGHCPSVDVMMHSVAQHVGGNAIGVMLTGMGSDGAEGMKAMRDAGARNLAQDEASCVVFGMPKVAYELGGAHALVPLDCMAGRIVDLLSERRV; this comes from the coding sequence ATGCCAAAAAAAATTCGTGTTCTGGTTATAGACGATTCCGCTCTTGTCCGGCAGATTCTCAGCCAGGGGCTGTCCCTGGACCCCAATATCGAAGTTGTCGGGACCGCCGGAGATCCCTACATCGCCCGGGACAAGATCGTAAAACTGCAGCCCGACGTCCTTACCCTGGATGTTGAAATGCCGCGCATGGACGGGGTCGACTTTCTGCGCCGATTGATGCCGCAATATCCGCTGCCGGTGGTCATGGTCTCCTCTCTGACCCAGAAAGGCAAGCAGATCACCCTCGATTCCCTGGAGGCCGGCGCCGTTGATTTCGTCTCCAAGCCGACCAGCGATATCGCCCGGGGACTCAGGGAAATGCTGGCAGAATTGTGCGCCAAGGTCAAGCTGGCGTCCACCGCCAATGTTTCTCATTGGAAAGCCGCGCGTCATGCTGTGCCCAGCCAGCTGAAGACCCTGGAAAAGCGTGCCCTGGCGGAATCGACGGATAAAGTCATCGCCATCGGCGCTTCCACCGGAGGAACCGAGGCGATTCGCAAGATCATCGCCCAGTTTCCGGCGACCATGCCGGGAGTCGTCATCGTGCAGCACATGCCGGCCGGTTTTACGCGGCTGTTCGCCGAGCGTCTCAATCAGCTGTGTGCCATGGAGATCAAGGAAGCCGTCAGCGGCGATCGTATCATGCCCGGCCGGGTGCTTATCGGTCCCGGGGGGTACCACATGAAGGTGGTGCGCTCCGGTGGTATGTATCAGGTGCGCTGCGAGCCGGGGCCTCCGGTCAAGGGACATTGTCCCTCTGTGGATGTGATGATGCATTCCGTCGCCCAGCATGTAGGAGGCAATGCCATCGGCGTGATGCTGACCGGCATGGGTTCCGACGGCGCCGAGGGAATGAAAGCCATGCGCGACGCGGGGGCGCGCAATCTGGCCCAGGACGAAGCCAGCTGCGTCGTGTTCGGCATGCCAAAGGTGGCTTATGAACTTGGTGGCGCCCACGCCCTGGTGCCGCTGGACTGCATGGCGGGAAGAATTGTCGATTTGCTTTCGGAGCGGCGCGTATGA
- a CDS encoding CheR family methyltransferase has protein sequence MSDALIAGQAAFPDSGMLMSISDEEFGLLRSLIYQRFGINLTDQKRSLLVGRLQKILRQSGHASFKSYYEALLEDKTEQALSLLVDRISTNHTYFFREKSHFEFFSDTVLPQLATALEQRGSRDIRIWCAGCSSGEEAYMLLMLLREFFGNRYCQWDGGILATDISSRVLDIARRGIYPRDRVKMLPESLLRKYFRSLSDGQYEVVPELRQEATFRRFNLMNDVFPFKKPFHVIFCRNVMIYFDDPTRKALVQKFHRHTAEGGYFFLGHSETLGRGQNLFRYLAPAVYHKQ, from the coding sequence ATGTCTGATGCGTTAATTGCAGGCCAGGCCGCTTTTCCTGACAGCGGCATGCTCATGAGCATCTCCGACGAGGAGTTCGGTTTGCTGCGTTCGCTGATCTATCAGCGTTTCGGAATCAATCTGACGGATCAGAAACGGTCTTTGCTGGTCGGCAGGCTGCAAAAGATCCTTCGGCAAAGCGGCCATGCCAGTTTCAAAAGTTACTATGAGGCGTTGCTGGAGGATAAAACCGAGCAGGCGCTGAGTTTGCTGGTCGATCGTATTTCGACCAACCACACCTATTTTTTTCGGGAAAAGTCGCATTTCGAGTTTTTCAGCGATACCGTATTGCCGCAGCTTGCAACAGCTCTGGAGCAACGGGGCAGCCGCGACATCCGTATCTGGTGCGCCGGCTGCTCCAGCGGTGAAGAAGCGTACATGCTGCTGATGCTGCTGCGCGAGTTTTTCGGCAACAGGTATTGCCAGTGGGATGGCGGCATACTGGCCACCGATATTTCCTCCCGGGTTCTGGATATCGCCCGGCGCGGCATCTATCCGCGGGACCGGGTCAAGATGCTGCCCGAATCGCTGCTGCGCAAGTATTTTCGCAGTTTGTCCGACGGCCAGTACGAAGTGGTGCCGGAGTTGCGACAGGAGGCAACTTTTCGGCGGTTCAATCTCATGAATGACGTTTTCCCGTTCAAAAAGCCTTTTCATGTCATTTTCTGTCGCAATGTGATGATTTATTTCGACGACCCGACGCGCAAGGCCCTGGTGCAGAAGTTTCATCGGCATACCGCCGAAGGCGGCTACTTTTTTCTGGGGCACTCGGAAACCCTGGGACGGGGCCAGAATCTGTTCAGATATCTGGCTCCCGCCGTCTACCACAAACAGTGA
- a CDS encoding chemotaxis protein CheW, producing MTAGMDWDVAARADVSSEDTLHGKFLVFKVGNEDFGIEIRHVTEIVGIQKINEVPDLPGYMKGVINLRGKVIPVMDIRSRFGMVGREYDERTCIIVVHVESGTAGLIIDQVKEVTEIADGQIEPPPAGAGRSGQYVQGLGKVNDEVKILLDVQRLFYV from the coding sequence ATGACTGCTGGAATGGATTGGGATGTTGCCGCCAGAGCGGATGTTTCCTCTGAAGACACCCTGCACGGGAAATTTCTGGTATTCAAGGTCGGCAATGAGGACTTTGGCATTGAAATCCGTCATGTCACCGAAATCGTCGGCATTCAGAAGATCAATGAAGTGCCCGATCTGCCGGGGTACATGAAGGGAGTCATCAACCTGCGCGGCAAAGTCATTCCGGTGATGGATATCCGATCCAGATTCGGTATGGTCGGCCGGGAATACGATGAACGTACCTGCATTATCGTGGTGCATGTGGAAAGCGGCACCGCGGGCCTGATTATCGATCAGGTCAAGGAGGTTACGGAAATCGCCGATGGCCAGATCGAGCCCCCGCCGGCGGGAGCCGGGCGTTCCGGCCAGTATGTGCAGGGACTCGGCAAGGTCAATGATGAAGTCAAGATCCTTCTGGACGTACAGAGACTGTTTTATGTCTGA
- a CDS encoding response regulator: MKRIVIADDSATARMVIRRCLEIIGLGDAGMVEVPNGREALARLKEEPADLLVTDLNMPIMDGETLLKWVKGSPKLNHVPVVVITSAGNPAKEALLSELGAFAVLDKPISPATLLKKLEPLMQ; encoded by the coding sequence GTGAAACGCATCGTCATTGCCGACGACTCGGCCACGGCGCGCATGGTTATCCGGCGCTGTCTGGAGATCATCGGTCTGGGAGACGCCGGCATGGTGGAAGTTCCCAATGGCAGGGAGGCCCTTGCCAGACTCAAGGAAGAACCGGCCGATCTGCTGGTCACCGACCTCAACATGCCCATCATGGACGGTGAAACACTGCTCAAGTGGGTCAAGGGCAGCCCCAAGCTCAACCATGTGCCGGTGGTGGTGATCACCAGTGCGGGAAATCCTGCGAAGGAGGCGCTGCTGTCCGAGTTGGGGGCGTTCGCGGTCCTTGACAAGCCGATTTCACCGGC
- a CDS encoding HDOD domain-containing protein, whose translation MESMISAGHIREAIEKLPMLSPNVSRLLQLLAGEDYELDDVVNIVKYDAALTARVLKVVNSPVFGLLSPVTSLERAISYLGKWIVVSTVLADSTGDLFSQPLDGYDGQENALWRHDLFAAFSSCEVARFARQGFETGLAFTAGLLHDIGKYVFSPFWKTAAPQALERIQQGSVADYLAAEQALAGMNHAQVGYEMARHWKFPESLQQAILHHHTPQQAPEEYRALAFAAHLGDMCAMMAGCDTGNDGMQYQLDAGYTEYFEITSQSLAQILLEAEVQFKKAVSSLSSEEEVYK comes from the coding sequence ATGGAATCCATGATCAGCGCCGGGCATATCCGGGAAGCTATTGAAAAACTGCCGATGCTGTCGCCCAATGTCAGCCGCTTGCTGCAGCTTCTGGCAGGGGAAGATTATGAACTTGACGACGTCGTCAATATCGTCAAATATGATGCAGCCCTTACCGCCAGGGTTCTCAAGGTCGTCAATTCGCCGGTTTTCGGTCTGTTGTCTCCGGTGACATCCCTTGAGCGTGCCATCAGCTACCTCGGAAAATGGATTGTGGTGAGCACCGTTCTGGCGGACAGCACCGGCGATCTTTTCAGCCAACCGCTGGACGGGTATGATGGCCAGGAAAACGCTTTGTGGCGCCATGACCTGTTTGCGGCTTTTTCCAGCTGCGAAGTTGCCAGGTTCGCACGTCAGGGTTTTGAAACCGGGCTGGCGTTTACCGCCGGACTGTTGCACGACATCGGCAAATATGTTTTTTCGCCGTTCTGGAAAACCGCGGCTCCCCAGGCGCTGGAGCGAATCCAGCAGGGCAGCGTTGCCGATTACCTGGCGGCCGAACAGGCTCTGGCCGGGATGAATCATGCCCAGGTCGGATATGAAATGGCGCGGCACTGGAAGTTTCCCGAATCCCTGCAGCAGGCCATTTTGCACCATCATACGCCGCAACAGGCGCCGGAGGAATACCGTGCCCTGGCATTTGCCGCGCATCTGGGTGACATGTGCGCCATGATGGCCGGCTGCGATACCGGTAACGACGGCATGCAATATCAGCTGGATGCCGGTTACACGGAGTACTTCGAGATTACGTCTCAGTCCCTGGCGCAAATTCTGCTGGAGGCGGAAGTCCAGTTTAAAAAAGCAGTTTCGTCTCTTTCTTCTGAAGAGGAGGTTTATAAGTGA
- a CDS encoding chemotaxis protein CheA, with translation MSTDFLSEQAEIVNEFLMESREMLDQLEPTIIELGQSCQAVDCWSAKGCPHTACQRYGRSVDIPCWLHAGYIEGGNQSCIHASSAEECRSCPVFQSINGHGETMNAIFRLFHSMKGSAGFLELNNIAHVAHAAESLLDLIRAGKIQMLPEHVQYLCQSCDFAREAMDHVEHALNDQDMEASATYISELLARAAEDALSAIRQQGAGACAATVAACDEAAEAVAPDNAELDELMQMLISPEMLERFVQEADELLQNVEQGLLAWSDDKLDAEGIAELYRNVHSFKGNSGFFSFRDMEKLTHQMESLLDVAKEGGDFPNGSPAEALLGCLDALRAAVADISQGGKGEIENVQVYLELLFRHVPDSESGELSAEACGSASAGGRLPETALQESPASETAAGHGNEDSNPVPASPRLIGEILVEEGLASEEEIEEIIEEQRKPLGELLVARGKVQPEALAKALEIQKSGASTAAKAPVAQSAGKAKPAAMNRQDIRVDLAKLDDLINLIGEMVIAENMLLRSPDLEGLELDNFSKAAQQMSKIVRDLQEMAMIIRMVPVSGLFRRMIRLVHDLSVKSGKKVDLQLYGQETEVDKTVIEQITDPLVHLLRNSLDHGLETPAERLASGKAEKGVVKLSARHQEGEVWIEVEDDGRGLNREKILAKAIGKGLVAGDGSHLSDKEIYNLIFQPGFSTADKITDVSGRGVGMDVVKKNLEKIKGKIEVHSNPGRGSRMTLRIPLTLAIIDGMLVRIGASRCIVPLLAIREIFRPTPEDITVMPDGLELARVRESFHPVIYLDRLLDEPADYNTIEDGVLIVLEYQDKFLCLLVDEILGQQQTVIKGLSDYIGNVRIASGCTILGNGEVCLILDVATLIEEHVGQRHLQIQ, from the coding sequence ATGAGTACTGATTTTTTATCAGAACAGGCTGAAATTGTTAATGAATTTCTTATGGAGAGCCGGGAGATGCTGGACCAGCTCGAACCCACCATTATCGAGCTGGGTCAGAGCTGTCAGGCTGTCGACTGCTGGTCGGCCAAGGGATGCCCGCATACCGCCTGTCAAAGATATGGTCGGTCTGTTGACATTCCCTGCTGGTTGCATGCCGGCTATATTGAAGGCGGCAATCAGTCCTGCATCCATGCTTCTTCCGCCGAGGAATGCCGTTCGTGCCCGGTGTTTCAGTCGATTAACGGTCACGGCGAAACCATGAATGCCATTTTCCGGCTGTTTCATTCCATGAAGGGCAGTGCCGGGTTTCTGGAACTCAACAATATCGCTCATGTCGCCCACGCCGCGGAGAGTCTGCTGGATCTGATCCGTGCCGGGAAAATCCAGATGCTGCCGGAACACGTCCAGTACCTGTGCCAGTCCTGTGATTTCGCCCGCGAGGCCATGGATCATGTCGAGCATGCCCTCAACGACCAGGACATGGAAGCATCTGCCACTTATATTTCGGAATTGCTCGCCCGGGCCGCCGAGGATGCGCTTTCCGCCATCCGCCAACAGGGTGCGGGTGCTTGCGCGGCAACTGTTGCGGCCTGCGACGAGGCCGCCGAAGCCGTTGCCCCCGATAATGCCGAACTCGATGAGCTGATGCAAATGCTCATTTCACCCGAGATGCTGGAACGCTTCGTACAGGAAGCTGACGAGTTGCTGCAGAATGTCGAGCAGGGTCTGTTGGCCTGGAGTGATGACAAGCTCGATGCCGAAGGCATCGCCGAGTTGTATCGCAATGTGCACAGCTTCAAGGGAAACAGCGGTTTTTTCAGTTTTCGCGACATGGAAAAGCTGACCCACCAGATGGAAAGCCTGCTCGATGTGGCCAAGGAGGGAGGCGACTTTCCCAATGGCTCTCCCGCCGAAGCCCTGCTCGGCTGTCTTGACGCCTTGCGTGCGGCGGTTGCCGATATTTCGCAGGGCGGCAAGGGCGAGATCGAAAATGTTCAGGTGTATCTTGAGCTTCTTTTTCGCCATGTGCCCGACAGCGAGTCTGGGGAACTCTCCGCTGAGGCCTGCGGTTCCGCCAGTGCCGGCGGGCGACTTCCGGAAACCGCTTTGCAGGAATCGCCGGCTTCGGAAACGGCTGCCGGGCACGGCAATGAGGACTCGAATCCGGTACCCGCTTCGCCACGGCTGATCGGGGAAATTCTCGTCGAGGAAGGGCTTGCCAGCGAGGAAGAGATCGAGGAAATCATCGAAGAACAGCGCAAGCCCCTGGGCGAGTTGCTGGTGGCGCGCGGCAAGGTGCAGCCGGAGGCTTTGGCCAAGGCCCTTGAGATTCAGAAGTCCGGCGCATCCACGGCTGCCAAAGCGCCCGTTGCGCAGTCCGCCGGCAAAGCCAAACCGGCGGCCATGAACCGCCAGGATATCCGTGTCGATCTGGCAAAACTCGACGATCTGATCAACCTGATCGGGGAGATGGTTATTGCCGAAAACATGCTGCTGCGCAGCCCTGACCTTGAGGGACTGGAGCTCGACAATTTCAGCAAGGCCGCCCAGCAGATGAGCAAAATCGTTCGTGATCTGCAGGAAATGGCCATGATTATCCGCATGGTCCCTGTTTCCGGATTGTTCCGGCGCATGATCCGATTGGTGCATGACCTTTCGGTCAAATCCGGGAAAAAGGTCGATCTGCAATTATACGGCCAGGAAACCGAGGTCGACAAGACGGTCATCGAGCAGATCACGGATCCGCTGGTGCATCTGTTGCGCAATTCCCTTGATCACGGGTTGGAGACCCCGGCCGAACGTCTGGCCAGCGGCAAGGCCGAAAAAGGAGTCGTCAAACTTTCCGCCCGCCACCAGGAAGGGGAGGTCTGGATCGAGGTCGAAGACGACGGCCGGGGTCTGAACCGGGAAAAGATCCTTGCCAAGGCCATCGGCAAGGGGCTGGTGGCTGGCGACGGCAGTCATCTGAGCGACAAGGAAATCTACAATCTCATTTTCCAGCCGGGCTTCTCGACCGCTGACAAGATCACCGACGTATCCGGCCGCGGGGTCGGCATGGACGTGGTTAAAAAAAACCTGGAAAAAATCAAGGGCAAGATCGAGGTACACAGCAACCCCGGACGCGGTTCCCGCATGACCCTGCGTATTCCGCTGACCCTGGCCATCATCGACGGCATGCTGGTACGGATCGGCGCCTCCCGCTGCATCGTGCCGCTGTTGGCGATACGGGAAATTTTCCGGCCGACGCCGGAGGATATTACCGTCATGCCCGACGGACTGGAGCTGGCGCGGGTGCGGGAAAGCTTTCATCCGGTGATTTATCTTGACCGGCTGCTCGACGAGCCCGCGGATTACAACACCATCGAGGATGGTGTGCTGATCGTGCTGGAATACCAGGATAAATTCCTGTGCCTGCTGGTCGACGAGATTCTCGGTCAGCAGCAGACGGTGATCAAGGGACTGTCCGACTATATCGGCAATGTGCGGATCGCTTCCGGGTGCACCATTCTCGGCAACGGCGAGGTCTGTCTCATCCTGGATGTGGCCACGCTCATCGAGGAGCACGTGGGTCAGCGGCATCTGCAGATCCAATAA
- a CDS encoding chemotaxis protein CheD, with protein sequence MSDIILGIGGLGATSQPGAVVKTYALGSCVAVTMYDPNLKIAGMVHVALPESKLNRAKSEECPGYFADLGVPLLFREMARLGCQAKGRGLVVKMLGGASVMAGNDTFNIGKRNILAVKKILWTLGMGPVAEDVGQNFSRTVTLHVDTGLVAVSCPGRGQWQI encoded by the coding sequence ATGAGCGATATCATTCTGGGGATCGGGGGGCTGGGCGCTACCAGCCAGCCCGGTGCGGTGGTCAAGACCTATGCCCTGGGTTCCTGCGTGGCCGTGACCATGTACGATCCCAACCTTAAAATTGCGGGGATGGTGCATGTCGCGCTTCCCGAATCGAAGCTCAACCGCGCCAAGTCCGAGGAATGCCCGGGCTATTTTGCCGATCTTGGCGTCCCTTTGCTGTTCAGGGAGATGGCGCGCCTGGGCTGCCAGGCCAAAGGCCGCGGGCTGGTGGTGAAAATGCTGGGCGGGGCGTCGGTAATGGCCGGCAACGACACGTTCAACATCGGCAAGCGCAACATATTGGCGGTAAAGAAAATTTTGTGGACGCTTGGCATGGGGCCGGTTGCGGAAGATGTCGGGCAGAATTTCAGCCGTACCGTCACGTTGCATGTGGATACCGGGCTGGTGGCCGTGTCGTGTCCCGGCCGTGGCCAGTGGCAGATATGA